In the genome of Cydia strobilella chromosome Z, ilCydStro3.1, whole genome shotgun sequence, one region contains:
- the LOC134755005 gene encoding dynein regulatory complex subunit 5-like, whose protein sequence is MKLQESINFNTYLAYKPPKNIESDRKLISESFVWDANHPKTLAVLCIEKLSENWMGYPKLEHFTAKDKDLFLQILDTQVPLQILVDNIKNDIFWKRCYKTRWTDSPLITNEKRWINVFMEKHYADILENMNPRQYDPEKVTLLVKLCGPYIQSLSIRSLVPTDIPIQRTVSPEMADLITSQQQSDTKPPKKNEILTRDHISLHAALGSLSNLVELHVTYQLRYIATEYRKDQFQFTNNDAKNLARGLEKCSQLKIVRITRSDMNCQRVKYILRGLSDSQSLETLDFSHCKIADEGAASIAKFMLRHENLRSLILADNIFGPTGIESIAHALNHVNCNIRNLDLRLNCRLGSEGIAHIAVTIARGCNLTSLNISGCGINAMPLTRAPAGVWSTTSADSPPTCGELLARAIGLAKTPLRALDISVNDIGSPSDNSLSNAICLSYLIDVNLKRSGMSSMAMAIGESAAAAQRLRREAEKGIRFRRSAGRVLQARRVAKGMNIDADPILLAQQISARPSIVSVTSEDGIYCMQTQPLPADFSFVPMMKSPLPSSRTSSITGPPTSRRSSHHMIIEPVKEIRRSALVRRGSDGSLLQSRSESGPRHIKIFVSNELVSSEHY, encoded by the exons ATGAAGTTGCAagaaagtattaattttaatacttatttggCTTACAAACCGCCAAAAAATATTGAATCAGATAGAAAATTAATATCGGAATCTTTTGTCTGGGACGCTAATCACCCGAAGACACTTGCAGTACTCTGTATTGAAAAATTAAGTGAAAACTGGATGG GATATCCGAAGTTAGAGCATTTTACTGCGAAAGATAAGGACTTATTCTTACAAATATTGGATACGCAGGTACCTCTGCAAATCCTGGTGGATAACATTAAAAACGATATATTTTGGAAAAGATGTTATAAAACTCGATGGACTGATTCACCTCTAATTACAAATGAAAAAAGATGGATAAACGTTTTTATGGAAAAACATTATGCagatattttagaaaatatgaACCCTCGTCAATACGATCCCGAAAAG GTTACTCTTCTAGTAAAGCTATGTGGACCGTATATTCAGTCATTAAGCATTCGAAGTTTGGTTCCGACGGATATTCCAATACAAAGAACGGTTTCACCTGAAATGGCCGATCTAATTACCAGCCAACAGCAGTCTGACACCAAGCCCCCGAAAAAGAACGAAATTCTTACCAGAG ATCATATATCTCTACACGCTGCTTTAGGCAGTTTATCAAATTTGGTCGAGTTGCATGTTACATATCAACTTCGATATATAGCCACAGAATATCGCAAAGATCAATTCCAATTTACAAATAATGATGCAAAGAATTTGGCTCGAGGCTTAGAGAAGTGTTCTCAACTTAAAATAGTGAG GATTACTAGAAGTGATATGAATTGTCAAAGGGTTAAATATATCTTACGAGGACTTTCTGATAGTCAAAGTTTGGAAACTTTGGACTTTAGCCATTGTAAAATAGCAGACGAAGGGGCTGCTTCAATAGCAAAGTTTATGTTACGCCATGAAAATTTACGAAGCCTTATTTTAGCGGATAATATATTTG GTCCTACAGGGATAGAAAGTATAGCACATGCGTTGAACCATGTTAACTGTAACATTCGCAATTTGGATTTGAGATTAAACTGCAGGCTTGGATCGGAGGGCATAGCTCACATCGCAGTAACAATAGCCAGAGGGTGTAATTTGACAtc cTTGAATATATCGGGATGTGGCATTAACGCAATGCCCCTAACCAGAGCACCAGCAGGTGTATGGTCAACAACAAGTGCTGATAGTCCTCCGACTTGCGGCGAGCTTTTAGCTAGAGCTATTGGCTTAGCTAAAACACCTTTACGAGCTTTGGATATAAGTGTGAACGATATTGGCTCT CCAAGTGATAACAGTTTGTCGAATGCCATTTGCCTAAGTTACTTGATAGATGTCAACCTCAAAAGATCTGGTATGTCGTCAATGGCAATGGCTATAGGTGAATCGGCTGCTGCAGCACAAAGGTTAAGAAGAGAAGCAGAAAAGGGTATTCGATTTAGACGAAGTGCTGGGAGAGTTTTGCAAGCTCGAAGAGTAGCTAAAGGAAtgaatatag ATGCGGATCCAATATTGTTAGCACAACAAATCTCAGCTCGTCCTTCTATAGTATCAGTTACGTCAGAGGATGGTATTTACTGTATGCAAACGCAACCACTACCAGCAGATTTTAGCTTTGTTCCTATGATGAAG AGTCCTTTACCATCGTCCCGAACTTCGTCAATTACTGGCCCTCCGACGTCAAGACGATCCAGCCATCATATGATTATAGAACcagtaaaa gAAATACGACGTAGTGCATTAGTTCGTCGAGGTTCAGATGGATCATTGTTGCAATCACGCAGTGAAAGTGGCCCACGacacataaaaatatttgtttctaaTGAGCTTGTTAGCTCTGAACATTACTAG